One part of the Mariniblastus fucicola genome encodes these proteins:
- a CDS encoding DUF1501 domain-containing protein, which produces MNESTNIARRQFLRDCGIGIGKIAAAGLLANGMASNVGAFSNDNPLSPRQPHFAPTAKAVIHLFMAGAPSQLELFDEKPTLTRLEGKPLPKSIIGDQRYAFIQPDAAVMGPRFKFKQYGQSGISLGEPIAPLGAVVDDLCFVKSVTTDQFNHAPAQLLFNSGFSQPGRPCLGSWALYGLGAETEELPAFVVMNTGAGLSGGTSLWSSGFLPTHYTGVRFRNSQTPILNVATPEKFSAEVQHDTFDLISKINQQRLGVVGDPEISTRMSSFEMAARLQTSAPELMDFSDESKETIELYGCDPAKPSFARACLLARRMVERGVRFINIYHSGWDAHSDVEGSTKEKCGQTVQGCAALIQDLKRVGLLDSTLVIWGGEFGRTPMVETNPALGRKAGRDHHPQAFTMWMAGGGVKGGMTYGETDEFGFHIVDKKVHVHDLQATILHTMGFDHERLTYHHAGRDFRLTDVHGNVVRDLLA; this is translated from the coding sequence ATGAACGAATCAACCAACATCGCCCGTCGCCAGTTCTTGCGCGACTGTGGAATCGGAATCGGAAAAATCGCTGCGGCAGGACTGCTCGCCAACGGCATGGCATCCAACGTCGGCGCGTTCTCCAATGACAATCCGCTCTCTCCGCGGCAACCGCATTTTGCTCCAACGGCCAAAGCTGTGATTCATCTGTTCATGGCCGGGGCTCCCAGCCAGTTGGAATTGTTTGACGAAAAGCCAACTTTGACGCGACTGGAAGGCAAGCCGCTTCCCAAATCGATCATCGGCGACCAACGCTACGCTTTCATTCAGCCGGACGCCGCCGTGATGGGGCCACGATTCAAGTTCAAACAGTACGGCCAATCAGGAATTTCGCTCGGCGAACCGATCGCTCCGCTCGGCGCGGTCGTTGACGACCTGTGTTTCGTTAAATCCGTGACCACCGACCAGTTCAATCACGCTCCGGCACAACTGTTGTTCAATTCAGGATTCTCGCAACCGGGCCGACCGTGTCTGGGATCGTGGGCGCTCTATGGTTTGGGCGCGGAAACGGAAGAGTTGCCTGCTTTTGTCGTCATGAACACCGGTGCGGGCCTCAGTGGTGGAACTTCGCTGTGGTCCAGTGGCTTTCTGCCGACGCACTACACCGGCGTGCGATTCCGCAACAGCCAGACTCCGATTTTGAACGTCGCGACGCCTGAAAAATTCTCCGCCGAAGTGCAGCACGATACGTTTGATCTGATTTCAAAGATCAATCAACAACGGCTGGGCGTCGTCGGCGATCCCGAAATCTCCACACGTATGAGCTCATTTGAGATGGCGGCTCGATTGCAAACGTCGGCACCGGAACTGATGGACTTCAGCGACGAAAGCAAAGAGACGATTGAGCTTTACGGTTGCGATCCAGCCAAACCTTCTTTCGCGAGAGCCTGTTTGCTGGCCCGGCGCATGGTCGAACGCGGCGTTCGCTTCATCAACATTTACCATTCAGGTTGGGACGCTCACAGCGACGTCGAAGGCAGCACGAAAGAAAAATGCGGCCAAACGGTACAAGGATGTGCGGCTTTGATTCAGGATTTGAAGCGAGTCGGTCTGCTCGACAGCACATTGGTGATTTGGGGCGGCGAGTTTGGTCGGACTCCGATGGTGGAAACCAATCCGGCACTCGGTCGCAAAGCTGGACGCGACCATCACCCGCAGGCTTTCACGATGTGGATGGCCGGTGGCGGCGTCAAAGGCGGGATGACTTACGGGGAAACCGACGAGTTCGGATTCCACATCGTCGACAAGAAAGTGCACGTGCACGATTTGCAGGCCACGATTCTGCACACGATGGGCTTCGACCACGAGCGACTGACTTACCATCACGCCGGACGGGACTTTCGGTTGACCGACGTGCACGGGAACGTAGTCCGCGATTTATTGGCGTAG
- a CDS encoding DUF1553 domain-containing protein, with amino-acid sequence MPDLDCITKKNCRRIAFTLLSLTWFASIGLAQEQNGPAVSFNADVRPILSKHCYACHGPDEETRAADLRLDAAGDADMEEVIERITSDDEDYVMPPPSHNKPLSDEKRSVLKRWIESGAEYERHWAFVAPMKKEVPDGTHPVDFFVDQKLKSNGLKRSPQADPATLVRRVYLDLIGLPPTIEQADAFINDPTTENYQAIVDQLLASPRYGERWARKWLDLARYADTNGYEKDRDRSIWPYRDWVIRAINEGMPFDQFTIEQLAGDMLPDATQQQLVATGFHRNTMLNEEGGIDPLEFRYHAMADRVATTGTTWLGLTTGCAQCHTHKFDPITHEDYFGIMAYMNNADEPELFLKDGESQSSEDKKQQRALKLLSELKSHWPESTAEQEHPEFQAAFDGWLEKQRANLVNWRTIVPESMSANMPHLTLEADGVIFASGDITKSDTYTLNFPASTSPITAFRLEALPDERLPRGGPGLTYYEGQKGDFFLNEIEISTADGDSLDWADASATFAGSSFGSAGIGAALSIDGDVQSGWSIAGRVGFRHVAVFNLKKPLPAGEKFTLTMKFGRHFASSLGKFRFSAVESDSVIGATLLDDSDSDTEVEQTFLMQAPQLKSHADKIRKLLHPLQGKSTLVMRERSPGQTRRTFLHHRGEYTQPEQEVQPRLPEAIFDAENQTLPESRLEFATWLVSRDNPLTARVVANRQWAAFFGTGLVKTVEDFGMQGALPSHPALLDFLAVELMDQGWSIKSLHRIIVTSETYQQSSAFEKANAEAERLLQRFPRRRLDAEVIRDSSLAAAGLLVDKMYGPPVRPPQPAGAAANYSKSNWKASEGPDRYRRSIYTYQKRTAPFAMYTTFDASSGESCVARRDASNTPLQALTLMNDPMFVEIAEALGKRMSEFEGEDAAKIEAGFRWVMTRKPNESELGMLAAFHAKHPDWKAIARVLLCLDETITKN; translated from the coding sequence ATGCCTGACTTGGATTGCATCACGAAAAAAAATTGTCGTCGAATCGCGTTCACATTGTTGTCGTTGACATGGTTCGCAAGCATCGGCCTTGCGCAAGAACAAAACGGTCCAGCGGTATCTTTCAACGCCGACGTGCGGCCGATTCTGTCAAAACATTGCTACGCGTGCCATGGGCCTGATGAAGAAACCCGAGCTGCCGATCTGAGGCTGGACGCTGCAGGCGATGCGGACATGGAAGAAGTCATCGAGCGGATTACTTCGGACGACGAAGACTACGTGATGCCGCCGCCAAGCCACAACAAACCGCTGTCGGATGAGAAACGTTCTGTGCTCAAGCGCTGGATCGAAAGCGGCGCGGAATACGAAAGACACTGGGCTTTTGTCGCACCGATGAAAAAGGAGGTGCCCGACGGCACGCACCCCGTCGACTTCTTCGTTGATCAAAAACTGAAATCCAATGGGCTGAAGCGTTCTCCGCAAGCTGACCCGGCCACGTTGGTTCGCAGGGTGTATCTGGATTTGATTGGCTTGCCGCCGACGATTGAACAAGCCGATGCATTCATTAACGATCCGACGACAGAAAACTATCAGGCGATCGTCGACCAGTTGCTCGCATCGCCACGCTATGGCGAAAGATGGGCCAGAAAGTGGCTGGACCTCGCCCGCTACGCCGACACCAACGGCTACGAGAAGGACCGCGACCGAAGTATTTGGCCGTATCGCGATTGGGTCATCCGGGCGATCAATGAAGGCATGCCTTTCGATCAGTTCACGATCGAGCAACTGGCCGGCGACATGCTGCCAGACGCCACCCAGCAACAACTGGTTGCCACTGGCTTTCATCGCAACACGATGCTCAACGAAGAAGGCGGGATCGACCCGCTCGAGTTCCGCTACCACGCGATGGCAGACCGCGTGGCGACAACGGGAACGACTTGGCTGGGGCTGACGACTGGATGTGCTCAATGCCACACGCACAAATTCGATCCGATCACGCATGAAGATTACTTCGGCATTATGGCTTACATGAACAACGCCGATGAGCCAGAGCTCTTTTTGAAGGACGGAGAATCGCAATCGTCCGAAGATAAAAAACAACAGCGTGCACTGAAGTTGCTTTCTGAGCTGAAGTCGCATTGGCCTGAATCGACTGCAGAACAAGAGCATCCTGAATTTCAAGCCGCGTTCGATGGCTGGCTGGAGAAACAGAGAGCCAACTTGGTCAACTGGCGCACGATTGTTCCAGAGTCGATGTCTGCCAACATGCCGCATCTGACTCTGGAAGCCGACGGCGTGATTTTCGCGTCGGGAGACATCACCAAATCTGACACCTACACACTGAATTTCCCGGCGAGCACGTCGCCGATAACAGCCTTTCGCCTCGAAGCCTTGCCTGACGAACGTCTGCCCCGCGGCGGTCCGGGACTGACATACTACGAAGGCCAAAAAGGTGACTTTTTCCTCAACGAAATCGAAATTTCAACGGCAGACGGCGATTCCCTCGATTGGGCCGACGCTTCGGCAACCTTCGCCGGTTCGTCGTTCGGTTCGGCTGGCATCGGTGCCGCTTTGTCGATCGACGGCGACGTTCAATCCGGTTGGTCGATCGCCGGCCGGGTCGGTTTCCGTCACGTCGCTGTGTTCAATCTCAAAAAGCCGCTGCCGGCTGGTGAGAAGTTTACTTTGACCATGAAGTTCGGTCGTCACTTCGCCAGTTCGCTGGGCAAGTTCCGTTTCTCTGCGGTTGAGTCCGACAGCGTGATCGGCGCGACACTGCTTGATGACAGTGACAGCGATACGGAGGTCGAGCAGACGTTTTTGATGCAGGCGCCGCAGCTCAAATCCCACGCCGACAAAATTCGTAAGCTACTTCATCCGTTGCAAGGCAAATCGACGCTGGTGATGAGGGAACGTTCGCCAGGGCAGACTCGTAGAACATTTTTGCATCATCGCGGTGAGTACACGCAACCGGAACAGGAAGTGCAACCGCGCCTGCCAGAGGCGATCTTCGATGCAGAGAATCAAACGCTGCCTGAAAGTCGACTGGAATTCGCCACGTGGCTGGTCTCGCGAGACAACCCTTTGACGGCGCGTGTCGTTGCCAATCGACAGTGGGCCGCGTTCTTTGGGACCGGATTGGTGAAAACGGTCGAAGACTTTGGCATGCAAGGCGCTTTGCCCAGCCACCCTGCCCTGCTGGATTTCCTGGCGGTTGAACTGATGGATCAGGGGTGGTCGATCAAGTCGTTGCACCGAATAATCGTGACCAGCGAAACGTATCAACAGTCGTCTGCTTTCGAGAAAGCGAACGCAGAAGCCGAACGGTTGCTGCAACGGTTTCCGCGTAGGCGTCTGGACGCTGAAGTCATCCGCGATTCGAGCCTGGCTGCTGCCGGATTGTTGGTCGACAAGATGTATGGTCCACCGGTTCGGCCTCCGCAACCGGCGGGCGCGGCGGCGAACTACAGCAAGTCAAACTGGAAGGCCAGCGAAGGCCCGGATCGCTATCGTCGCAGTATTTACACGTATCAAAAACGGACCGCTCCGTTCGCGATGTACACGACTTTCGATGCGTCGTCGGGTGAATCCTGTGTGGCCAGACGTGACGCGTCGAATACTCCGTTGCAGGCGCTGACGCTGATGAATGATCCGATGTTTGTTGAGATCGCAGAGGCGCTGGGGAAACGGATGAGCGAATTCGAAGGTGAGGATGCCGCGAAAATTGAAGCCGGATTTCGTTGGGTGATGACGCGCAAGCCGAATGAAAGTGAACTTGGAATGCTTGCTGCGTTTCACGCGAAGCATCCGGATTGGAAGGCCATCGCCAGAGTGCTGCTGTGTTTGGATGAGACGATTACGAAGAACTAG